A genomic segment from Lutzomyia longipalpis isolate SR_M1_2022 chromosome 3, ASM2433408v1 encodes:
- the LOC129792128 gene encoding uncharacterized protein LOC129792128, protein MEHNTRGSLTAEKLKSHVRESFEHLRKALAIREKLLLRQVEVLLNQTQQKLTIDEVKFIPENEEAVLNCIREFGRFNLENYNFVSDLLTTEDYICPTNDHETLYKYVSEEKSGPDIDFSNNRTIITENANYLNDSIINIILSESKELIEGQGEPPGAARVGVKETKSMGCKQEVAPEEDEGEAELSGKSIKCCVSNMTIQRCSGTLNLKNISHLTINTTCKATPAASSSLEDTPNPQTCSMETTSIDPQHPGQIQQWLKQIICETETEPIPSDDILEHSRIDTQ, encoded by the exons ATGGAACACAACACAAGAGGGAGTCTCACAGCTGAAAAg CTAAAAAGTCACGTCCGGGAATCATTTGAGCACCTCCGAAAAGCCCTGGCGATCCGGGAGAAGCTCCTGCTGCGCCAAGTGGAAGTCCTGCTGAATCAAACGCAGCAAAAACTCACAATTGACGAAGTGAAATTCATTCCGGAGAATGAGGAAGCTGTCTTGAATTGCATCCGGGAGTTTGGGCGgtttaatttggaaaattacaattttgtaAGTGATCTTCTGACCACGGAGGACTACATTTGCCCTACAAATGACCATGAGACACTGTACAAGTATGTGAGTGAGGAGAAATCAGGTCCAGATATTGATTTCAGCAATAACAGAACAATTATCACGGAGAATGCAAATTATCTCAATGATTCCATCATCAATATCATTCTGAGTGAGTCAAAGGAGCTCATTGAGGGGCAAGGAGAACCCCCAGGGGCTGCAAGAGTAGGTGTCAAGGAAACCAAATCAATGGGATGTAAACAAGAGGTAGCGCCGGAGGAGGATGAGGGTGAAGCAGAGCTTTCGGGGAAATCAATAAAGTGCTGCGTCTCCAACATGACGATTCAGCGGTGCTCGGGAACGCTCAACCTGAAGAATATCTCCCATCTCACCATTAATACAACCTGCAAAGCCACCCCGGCTGCCTCCTCTAGCCTCGAAGATACCCCAAATCCCCAAACATGCTCCATGGAAACGACCTCCATCGATCCCCAACACCCTGGCCAAATTCAGCAATGGCTCAAGCAGATAATCTGCGAAACGGAAACAGAACCAATTCCCAGTGATGACATCCTCGAGCACAGTCGCATTGATACGCAGTGA
- the LOC129792089 gene encoding ionotropic receptor 25a — MFVRKVKIRFKWIILLVFQTFLRGVDLQTSQNINVLYINEVGNDIAAKAVDVAVNYVKKNPNLGLSVEVVSVEGNRTDSKGLLEALCTAYSRALVMNRPPHVILDTTITGIASETVKSVSSALGIPTVSGSFGQEGDLRQWRDLSDKKKSYLLQIMPPADLIPEVIRGIIINQNITSAAILYDSFFVMDHKYKALLQNIPTRHVITAINTEQRGEQIEKLRNLDINNFFILGELQSIKAVLEAAKKEYFERNFAWHAITLQKGDLAANLDNATVMYLRPVPDSKAKDRLGVMKTTYNLKQEPEITSAFYFDLALRTFLAVREMLQVGAWPMDIKYLNCDNYDGTNTPEHTIDLKSYFIGVSEPTTYGTFEFNTRPALPFNGYSFMKFDMDINAVSIRGGASVNTKTLGSWTSGLDATISIKNQEDMRNLTADVVYRIYTVVQPPFIIRDKDAPKGYTGYCIDLIEEIAKIVKFDYMIQEVEDGKFGNMDEKGDWNGIVRKLMDKQADIGLGSMSVMAERETVIDFTVPYYDLVGITIMMQLPSTPSSLFKFLTVLETNVWLCILAAYFFTSFLMWIFDRWSPYSYQNNREKYKDDDEKREFNIKECLWFCMTSLTPQGGGEAPKNLSGRLVAATWWLFGFIIIASYTANLAAFLTVSRLDTPVESLDDLAKQYKILYAPLNGSSAMTYFQRMADIEGRFYEIWKDMSLNDSLSAVERSKLAVWDYPVSDKYTKMWQAMQEAGLPNSLEEAVGRVRNSTTATGFAFLGDATDIRYLVLTNCDLQIVGEEFSRKPYAIAVQQGSPLKDQFNNAILSLLNKRQLEKFKEKWWKNDDVQSKCEKPEDQSDGISIQNIGGVFIVIFVGIGMACVTLIFEYWWYKYRKNPKIIDVSEAPVTQLGGGKQHHEQGGKIVDMGGLIKFDGKGATNNAALRTRNPQAGFKPRF, encoded by the exons ATGTTTgttagaaaagtgaaaattcgcTTCAAGTGGATTATCCTTTTGGTTTTCCAGACCTTCCTTCGTGGTGTGGATTTGCAAACATCACAAAATATCAATGTCt TGTACATAAATGAGGTGGGAAATGATATAGCAGCAAAAGCCGTGGATGTTGCTGTGAACTACGTCAAGAAGAATCCCAATCTTGGTTTATCCGTCGAAGTGGTGTCAGTTGAAGGGAATAGAACTGATTCAAAGGGTCTCCTTGAAGCAC TTTGCACGGCCTATTCAAGAGCCTTGGTGATGAATCGTCCACCACACGTAATTCTGGACACCACAATTACTGGAATTGCCTCAGAGACGGTTAAATCCGTTAGTTCCGCTCTTGGGATTCCCACCGTGAGTGGCTCCTTTGGTCAGGAAGGGGATCTTCGGCAGTGGCGAGATCTGAGCGACAAGAAGAAGAGCTACCTACTCCAAATTATGCCACCTGCCGATCTTATTCCTGAAGTAATTCGTGGCATTATAATCAATCAAAATATCACAAGTGCAGCCATCCTATATGATTCCTTCTTTG TGATGGATCACAAGTACAAGGCCCTCCTTCAGAACATCCCAACACGCCACGTTATCACGGCAATCAATACCGAGCAACGTGGTGAACAAATTGAGAAGCTGCGGAATCTCGATATCAACAACTTCTTCATTCTCGGGGAGCTTCAATCAATTAAAGCTGTTCTAG AAGCAGCAAAGAAGGAATACTTTGAGCGGAATTTCGCCTGGCACGCTATTACATTGCAAAAAGGAGACTTGGCAGCAAATTTAGATAACGCCACAGTGATGTACCTTCGTCCTGTACCCGATAGTAAGGCCAAAGATCGTCTTGGTGTCATGAAAACCACCTACAATCTCAAACAAGAACCCGAAATCACATCAGCTTTCTACTTTGACTTAGCTCTGAGGACTTTTCTAGCTGTTCGGGAGATGCTGCAAGTTGGAGCATGGCCAATGGATATTAAATACTTAAATTGCGACAACTACGACGGTACAAATACTCCGGAACATACAATTGATCTCAAATCCTACTTTATTGGGGTCTCAGAACCAACAACTTATGGGACCTTTGAGTTCAATACAAGACCTGCATTACCCTTCAATGGGTACAGCTTCATGAAATTCGACATGGATATAAATGCTGTGTCCATCCGTGGTGGGGCATCAGTTAATACGAAGACTCTTGGCTCTTGGACATCTGGGCTAGATGCAAcgatttcaattaaaaatcaagaaGATATGAGGAATTTAACTGCTGATGTAGTTTACAGGATTTACACAGTTGTG CAACCACCATTCATTATACGCGACAAGGATGCACCAAAAGGCTACACAGGCTACTGCATTGATCTAATTGAGGAGATTGCGAAGATTGTGAAATTCGACTACATGATCCAAGAAGTTGAAGATGGAAAGTTCGGCAATATGGACGAGAAGGGCGACTGGAATGGTATTGTGAGGAAACTAATGGACAAACAGGCTGATATTGGGCTTGGTTCAATGTCCGTCATGGCTGAACGGGAGACTGTAATTGATTTTACAGTCCCATACTACGACCTCGTTGGCATCACCATCATGATGCAGCTACCAAGTACCCCAAGTTCACTCTTCAAGTTCCTCACAGTGCTGGAGACAAATGTGTGGCTCTGCATCCTAGCAGCGTACTTCTTCACAAGCTTCCTCATGTGGATCTTTGATCGATGGAGCCCGTATAGTTATCAGAATAACCGTGAGAAGTACAAAGATGACGATGAGAAGAGGGAATTTAACATTAAGGAGTGTCTGTGGTTCTGCATGACTTCCTTGACGCCACAGGGTGGTGGTGAAGCTCCTAAGAATCTCTCAGGACGCCTAGTGGCAGCAACGTGGTGGCTTTTTGG aTTCATCATAATTGCTTCGTACACCGCTAACTTGGCTGCCTTCTTAACTGTCTCACGTTTAGACACACCCGTTGAGTCATTGGATGACTTAGCGAAGCAGTATAAGATCCTCTATGCTCCACTTAATGGCTCCTCTGCCATGACGTACTTTCAACGTATGGCAGACATTGAGGGGAGATTCTATGAGATCTGGAAGGATATGTCCCTCAATGATTCCCTATCTGCCGTTGAGAGATCCAAATTAGCCGTCTGGGATTATCCTGTGAGTGATAAATACACCAAAATGTGGCAGGCAATGCAGGAAGCTGGACTACCCAATAGCCTGGAGGAAGCCGTTGGTAGGGTGAGGAATTCCACAACAGCAACGGGATTTGCCTTCTTGGGCGATGCAACGGACATACGCTACTTGGTGCTCACAAATTGTGATCTCCAAATTGTTGGGGAGGAATTTTCGCGAAAACCCTACGCCATTGCCGTCCAGCAGGGATCACCGTTGAAGGATCAATTCAACAATGc CATCCTGTCGTTGCTGAATAAGCGACAATTGGAGAAGTTTAAGGAGAAATGGTGGAAGAATGATGATGTGCAGAGCAAGTGTGAGAAGCCAGAAGATCAATCAGATGGGATATCCATTCAGAATATTGGCGGTGTGTTCATTGTTATCTTCGTGGGGATCGGTATGGCGTGCGTGACGCTCATCTTTGAGTATTGGTGGTACAAATACCGCAAGAATCCAAAGATTATCGATGTCAGCGAGGCCCCAGTCACCCAATTGGGTGGTGGGAAGCAGCATCATGAACAGGGTGGGAAGATTGTCGATATGGGGGGTCTCATAAAGTTTGACGGCAAAGGTGCCACCAATAATGCAGCATTGCGCACACGAAATCCCCAGGCAGGCTTCAAGCCACGCTTCTAA